TGATTGTTTCTCCATTAAGTTGAAATCCTTTTTCAGCTGAAAAGTTGATAATCCTTATCCCAAAAGGTAAGGAGATTGAATCGGTGAGTTTTTGATTTACAACGGAATATAATTTCGCAGTGTACAATTCAGGCGTTTCAAGCGACCATAAACGAGCTTTTTGTATTGTCAATATAGTTGATATGACAGCGGTATCATTATGTAAAACACTTGTCGTCGTTTTATTTTGAAAAACCTGTTTTCCTTTGTCATCAAAAACTTTAATTAAAACACACCCATTGGATTTCGTGTTTACTTTACCGAGTATTTCGGTGGAAATTTTAACAACAGCATTGTTTTTATCCAATTTTTCTGTTGTAATAAAAGTACTCCAACTATCAAGATGAATTTTATTTGTTTTAATTAATTTTACATGTCTGTAAATGCCTGAACCTGAGTACCAACGACTATTTTTCCCTAAATTAATTACTTTTATCACAATCTCATTTATCAAGCCCGGAGCTTTACAGAAATTTGTCACATCACATCTAAAAGAAGTGTAACCATAAGGGTGGTAATACACTTTTTTCCCGTTAATCCAAATTTCTGACTCCATATAAATACCTTCAAAATAGAAAGTTATTAATTTATTTAAGTCTGATTTCGACAAAATAAAATTTTTCCTATACCAACCTATTCCACCTTCTTTATAACCGGTGGCGTTAGAACCAGATGCCTTCTCTGAAAATGGCAATTCAATACTCCAATCATGTGGGAGAGTAACTTTTTCCCATTTAAATTGGTCTTTATATTCCGGTTTATTGTCGCCAAGATAAAATTCCCAATCATTGTCAAATGAAATAATTCTTTTTGCAGTTTCTTCAGCACAAATAGATTCCAGTGTGAAAAAACCGCAAAGAATTACTATTAAGATATAAAGTTTAGATTTCACGAATAATGGAATGATCTAATAACCTGGATTCTGGATTAATGCCGAATTTTTATTAATCTCACTTTGAGGTATTGGAATTAGATAATGACTGTTTTTCCAAGAACGTGTTTCAAAATCAAAGTCTTTATATATTCCACTTTCCACTTTTACACCTTTAGCATTTGAATATCCTTCAGTCCCAATCATCCAACGACGAACATCCCATAACCGATGACCTTCCCAAGCCAATTCTACTCTTCTTTCGTTTCTATAACGCGCCATAAGTGCATCACCTGATTCGGTAATATCAGGCATACCCGCTCTATTACGTATTTTATTAAGAGCTATTTTTGCATCTCCATCTTTATGTAANGCTATACAAGCTTCAGCATAATTTAATAATACTTCGGCGTAACGTATTTGAATATAAGGTTGAGGTTGACGTGAACCATAATACCAAGTATTCTCTCCATCTTTATTTGAAATAAATTTCTTGATATAGTATCCCGTAGAACCTCCATTATTATAATCAGCACCTTGAGTAATATCTATCGTTGTTGGATATAATGTGCCCCAAGAGTTATAATACCATGAGGAGCCATTGTGAAGAATTGTTCCATCAAATCTAGGATCTCTATTGGCATATGGATTTGCAGATTGAGCATTGATATTAAATTTACTTCCATCAACATTCTCAAAAGCATCAGCAAGGTTAGCTGTTACTTGGTTTAATCCCCATCCTCCATAAGAAGGCGTTCCACAAATCCATGCTAACCAATCTGTAGCCCAATAAGGAGTATTTACTTTGTCGTATATAGTAATAAATATTTGTTCATTTGAATTCATTTGTAAAAATAAGTCTTGAAAATTAGTAGCCTTATCAGCATTTACGTCGTAAAGTTCATATCCTAAAGTCATTACTTTTTCAGCGGCTGTTTTAGCAGCTGTATATAATGCTTCTTGATTATTAGTTGTATAACCAACCAATTCAGGATGTGCATATCCTCCTTGCCAAGCTGTACTGTGATGTAAGTCGCTTGCAGCATAAAGCAATACTCTCGTTTTCAAAGCATAAACAGCTCCTTCTGTAGCTCTTGTTTTGTCTGTCTGATTCGTTAATTTACCATCTGCTACTGCTGCATCCAAATCCGCCACAATAAAGTTAACTGTTTCTTCAAATGTATTTCTAGGTACTTCATAATTATCTCCAATATTCACTACATGATCAATAATAGGAACGCCTCCATATTGAGTCATTAATAAATTATAGAAATAAGCACGTAAAAAATGTACTTCGCCTATTAATTGATTTTTCTCATCTTGATTTGCGAATGGAGTTCTATCCACATTTTCAAAAAATTTATTGCAAGAACGAATATTAGTATATACTGATTTCCACCACCAATTTTCCATAGCTGCAGCCCAATTGTTTGCAAATGCAGCTTGGTTTTCAGGTGTTAATTGGCAATTTACCACGTTTGTAACTACACCATCTACTTGAATGGGTACTGCTTCGTCTACTAATGAAGCGCTCATATACCACTGATAAGGATATGGAACACCTCTGTAAATATTAAATACAAAACCTTCTACTAAAGATGGATTAGCCCATATTGTTGCATCATCTAATTTATCTCCTGGCAATGTGTCCAAATAATCGGAACATGATGAAAGTCCTAAAAAAGAGATAAAGATGAATATAGTAAATATTTGTTTTAATGTACGTTTCATAGTTTTTAAGAATTAAAAGTTGATAGAAATACCTGTTGTAACAATTTTTTGAATAGGATAACCTGCACCGGCAAAACCTTCGTTTTTGTAATCCAATTCAGGATCGTAATCTTTCATATCGGGGGCAAAGGTTAACAAATTCATCCCTGTTAATGTAAGTCTTATTATTTTACAAGCAAATTTCTTAGAAACTTCATTAGGAAAAGTATAACCGATTTCGATATTTTTAAGTCTGATAAAGTCTGTTTTATGTAACCAGAATGTATTTTGACCAGTAGAAGACACCCAATATTCATTATTACGATCAAATGTACGAGGATAATCCATNGAAGGATTATCTGCTGTCCACCGATTATTATAGAATGATTTAAGATAATTAGTATTATTGCTTGCACTTCCTGTTTGTTGTACGTAGCGTACAGCACCAGNTTGCCCTTGTAACAAAATAGATAAATCAAATCCCTTATAATCTACATATAAATTTAATCCACTTGTCCAGGTAGGAACAGCGCTTTTATAAATACGAGTTTTGTCTTTATCATCAATTATNTTATCATCATTTATATCTTTAAAAATTATGTCTCCAGGAACAGCACCATCAATATGAGGAGTATTATTTATTTCTTCTTCAGTTTGAAAGATTCCTATCGCTTGATATAACAATGGCGAATTCATTGGATGACCTGTAATTTTCTGGTATTCGGGAATATTTGAGGCTTCATCAAAAAATAAGACTTTGTTTTTAGCATATCCTCCATTAAATCCGATACGATATTTAAAATCATTTATTTTATCACTCCATGTTAATTCAAAATCAAATCCTTTATTTCTCACTTTTCCTAAATTGATATCAGGTAAGATATCTGTTAAACCTGTAAAATCCGGTATAGATTGAGTTTGAGTGATTAATATTTTTGAACGCAAATTATTAAAGTAATCTACAGTTAAAGTTAAGCGATTATTTAACATATTCATATCCATACCCAAATCTAATTGACGTGCTTCTTCCCAGTGTGATTTCAAATATGCAGCTAAACTTTCATAATAACCTGCTTGATTTACATTATCAGAAGTTACAAAATTGTAATACGCTTTTGAATAAAGTGATAAGAACTGATATGAGGACATCTTATCATTNCCTGTTAATCCCCATGATCCTCTAAACTTCAAACCATTAATAATATTATCTATTGAACTGTTTTTCCAAAAATTTTCTTCCGAAATACGGTAGGCTGCTGAAACCCCCGGGAAAAATCCCCAACGGTTGGTTTTATAAAACTTACTTGAACCTTGATATCTCCATACAAATTCAAGTATATATTTTTGATTGTATGCATAATTTATACGTCCCAAATAATTTAACCATCTATCTACTCCAGAATTAGCACCATTTGCATACTGTTGATTATCATTTCCAAAGTTCAATTCTTCCGGAAATGATAAAGTATTATTTTTTCTCATAGCACTAAACCAGTTCATACCATTCTCAAAAGCCTCAATACCAGCTAAAAATCCAACGCTATGTTTTTCATTAAATGTATTTTGATAATTTAATAATGAATTAACCATATAGCTTTTATCCAATTCAAACTGCTGTGACAAATTCATCTCACCGCCATATTCTCCTTTAACAAGAACAGGAATTCCATCTGTATCAAGTGAAGTTCCATCCCAAGTATATAAATCATATCGCTTATTTAAATCTTTGAAATATCTTAAACCACGGTCAATTGCAGCAGTAGTTGTCCATTTAANCCCTTTTACCCAGGGGATATTTACATCTAATCTAGAAGTTAAATTAAATATGTAATTTTCTCTTAATTTATAGCCTGCTTCTGGAGTTGATTGCACTACTGGATTATGTTGTGTTGCATTATCCAAATATGGACCAGGTAATCCATTTGGCCAATACGCTGGTTTTAGGGGGCTAGCTGATTGAAGTTCATAGAATAATGTAGATGAACCTACCGGTAAAAAATTACCTTGCTCAATGCGCCCTGTGAAATCTATATCTAATGAAATGTTTTTATTGATTTTACCAATGATGTTTGTTTTTAAATCGTGTTGTCTATAATGACTTCCACTATTTTTGAAAAAACCATCTTGGTAACGTGTAGAAAGAGAGGCAAATGTTTGAACATATTCATTCCCACCCGACATCGAAATATTAGCATTGTGTTGCATTGACCAATTTTTCAATACTGCATCATACCAATTTGTATTTGGATGCTTCCAAGGATCTTCTCCACTGGCATACAATTCTATATCCTGAGCAGTGTAATGTGTTGCACTTGGATTATTTGCGTTTACCTCATTTACTAATGTTGCATATTCTGCAGCATTACACATTTCAGCTACTTTGGTTGGTCTTGTCCAGCCCACATTATAGCTGACATCTATTTTCATTTTTTCTACTTTGCCACGTTTAGTAGTAACAAGAATAACTCCATTAGCTGCTTGTGAACCATAAATTGCAGCTGAGGCGTCTTTTAGTACAGAAATATTCTCTATCGTTGTTGGATCAATACGTTCCAGTGAACGTCCNGGCACTCCATCTACAACAATCAATGGACTATTATCATTTAATGAATTAGTGCCTCTTATGTACAAAGAAGAATAATCCGCTCCCGGCTCGCCACTCTGTCCAACTACAACCAAACCTGAAATGTTACCTGCCAAAGCATTAGTTACATTCATCGCAGGGGATTTAATAATTTCATTACCGGATACTCCCGCAACTGATCCTGATACAGTACCTTTCTTCTGTGTGCCATACCCTACAACTACAACCTCACTAAGTGATTTTTCTTCGGTTTGCATCACGACATTATTCACTTGTGAAGCGGAAGTAATTTTTACTTCAACAGGAACATAACCTACATAAGAAAACGCAAGAACAGGATGAGCTACATTGGTGATACTTATTGAGTATATCCCCTCAATATTAGTAGTAACGCCCTGACTGGTTCCTTTTACAATAACAGAAACCCCAATTAGTGGTTCCCCATTAGAGTCGGTTACTTTACCCTCCGATTTCCAATTCTGAGCCATCATTGGAAAAAAGTTCAACATGAACAAAATAAGAGAGAGAGAAACTCCTCTATTCAACATTTTTTTTGTTTTCATGATATTAATAAATTAGTTTTTTAAGTTATTCAACGCAAAAATAGACTTATTTTATTTAGGCAAATAACAAAAACGTGTCAATTTATAACAAAAACATATCGAACATATTTATATTTCATTTTTAGGATATTCAATAAAAANGNAGGAAGGAAATATTGCTTTCGCGTTTGGAAGGAAGGAAAAGAATTACTGTTTATATAAATTAAATAATATCGATATAAAAATTTAATTATAATCGATACAAAAAAAGCGACTAATTATAGTCGCTTTTTTTGTTTATTTATTTTGTTCTTTTGCCCAGCTGTCTTTGAGTGAAACGGTTCGATTAAAAACCAATTTTTCAGGAGTTGAATCATAATCNGCATTAAAATAGCCNATNCGTTGAAATTGAAAATGATCCAAAGGTTTTGCATTTNCCAGAAATGCTTCCACGCGGGCATTGGTAANAACCTTTAGTGAATCNGGATTCAATAATTCACGAAAATCGCGTTCATCAGCCGATGGATCTTCTACGATGAAAAGACGATCGTACAAACGAACTTCTGCAGGTACACTGTGTTCTACAGAAACCCAATGAAGCGTTCCTTTTACCTTGCGATTGGCTTCAGGCATTCCGCTTTTTGTTTGCGGGTCGTACTCACAGTAAATTTCTTCAACATTGCCATCTGCATCCTTTTTACAACTTGTGCATTTCACAATATATGCCGATTTCAAACGAACTTCCTGTCCGGGAGTCATACGAAAGAATTTTTTAGGAGCTTCCTCCATAAAATCTTCTCGTTCAATATATAATTCACGACTGAAAGCAATTNCGTGCTTTCCCGAATTTTCGTCCTCCGGATTATTCACCGCTTCCATCATTTCCACTTTTCCTTCAGGATAATTGGTAATAATCAATTTTACGGGATTCATTACCGCGCTTACACGAGTAGCTGTTTTATTAAGCGTTTCGCGGGCAGCATGTTCCAAAAGACCGACATCAATCGTTCCGTCGTATTTGGTATAGCCGATTTTATCGATAAAATTATGAATACTCTCCGGGGAATAACCTCTACGGCGCAATCCACAAAGTGTAGGCATACGCGGGTCGTCCCAACCGCGCACTAAACCTTCCTGCACGAGCTGTAACATTTTTCGTTTACTCATCACAGTATAAGTGATATTCAAACGATTGAATTCAATTTGTCGGGGACGATAATCCGAGTCTCTAAACTGTTCAATAAACCAATCGTAAAGCGGACGATGCACTTCAAATTCCAATGTACAAATAGAATGTGTAACACCTTCAAAATAATCGGATTGTCCGTGAGCATAATCGTACATTGGATATGCTTTCCAATTATAACCCGTGCGATGATGCGGATGCGATGTAATTACNCGATACATAATGGGATCGCGAAAATGCATATTCGACGANGCCATATCAATTTTAGCNCGTAATACCATTGCTCCTTCACGGATTTCTCCCGAATTCATCTTTTCAAACAGAGCTAAATTTTCTTCAATCGGACGATTACGATAGGGGCTTTNAGTTCCCGGAACTGTTGGAGAACCTTTTTGTTTTGCTATTTCTTCTGCAGATTGTTCATCAATGTATGCTTTCCCATCCTTAATTAATTTTATAGCCAAATCCCACAATTGCTGGAAATAATCAGAAGCATAATAAACGTCTTTCCACTGATAACCAAGCCATTGAATATCTTCCATA
The genomic region above belongs to uncultured Paludibacter sp. and contains:
- a CDS encoding conserved hypothetical protein (Evidence 4 : Unknown function but conserved in other organisms), whose translation is MKRTLKQIFTIFIFISFLGLSSCSDYLDTLPGDKLDDATIWANPSLVEGFVFNIYRGVPYPYQWYMSASLVDEAVPIQVDGVVTNVVNCQLTPENQAAFANNWAAAMENWWWKSVYTNIRSCNKFFENVDRTPFANQDEKNQLIGEVHFLRAYFYNLLMTQYGGVPIIDHVVNIGDNYEVPRNTFEETVNFIVADLDAAVADGKLTNQTDKTRATEGAVYALKTRVLLYAASDLHHSTAWQGGYAHPELVGYTTNNQEALYTAAKTAAEKVMTLGYELYDVNADKATNFQDLFLQMNSNEQIFITIYDKVNTPYWATDWLAWICGTPSYGGWGLNQVTANLADAFENVDGSKFNINAQSANPYANRDPRFDGTILHNGSSWYYNSWGTLYPTTIDITQGADYNNGGSTGYYIKKFISNKDGENTWYYGSRQPQPYIQIRYAEVLLNYAEACIALHKDGDAKIALNKIRNRAGMPDITESGDALMARYRNERRVELAWEGHRLWDVRRWMIGTEGYSNAKGVKVESGIYKDFDFETRSWKNSHYLIPIPQSEINKNSALIQNPGY
- a CDS encoding TonB-linked outer membrane protein, SusC/RagA family → MKTKKMLNRGVSLSLILFMLNFFPMMAQNWKSEGKVTDSNGEPLIGVSVIVKGTSQGVTTNIEGIYSISITNVAHPVLAFSYVGYVPVEVKITSASQVNNVVMQTEEKSLSEVVVVGYGTQKKGTVSGSVAGVSGNEIIKSPAMNVTNALAGNISGLVVVGQSGEPGADYSSLYIRGTNSLNDNSPLIVVDGVPGRSLERIDPTTIENISVLKDASAAIYGSQAANGVILVTTKRGKVEKMKIDVSYNVGWTRPTKVAEMCNAAEYATLVNEVNANNPSATHYTAQDIELYASGEDPWKHPNTNWYDAVLKNWSMQHNANISMSGGNEYVQTFASLSTRYQDGFFKNSGSHYRQHDLKTNIIGKINKNISLDIDFTGRIEQGNFLPVGSSTLFYELQSASPLKPAYWPNGLPGPYLDNATQHNPVVQSTPEAGYKLRENYIFNLTSRLDVNIPWVKGXKWTTTAAIDRGLRYFKDLNKRYDLYTWDGTSLDTDGIPVLVKGEYGGEMNLSQQFELDKSYMVNSLLNYQNTFNEKHSVGFLAGIEAFENGMNWFSAMRKNNTLSFPEELNFGNDNQQYANGANSGVDRWLNYLGRINYAYNQKYILEFVWRYQGSSKFYKTNRWGFFPGVSAAYRISEENFWKNSSIDNIINGLKFRGSWGLTGNDKMSSYQFLSLYSKAYYNFVTSDNVNQAGYYESLAAYLKSHWEEARQLDLGMDMNMLNNRLTLTVDYFNNLRSKILITQTQSIPDFTGLTDILPDINLGKVRNKGFDFELTWSDKINDFKYRIGFNGGYAKNKVLFFDEASNIPEYQKITGHPMNSPLLYQAIGIFQTEEEINNTPHIDGAVPGDIIFKDINDDXIIDDKDKTRIYKSAVPTWTSGLNLYVDYKGFDLSILLQGQXGAVRYVQQTGSASNNTNYLKSFYNNRWTADNPSMDYPRTFDRNNEYWVSSTGQNTFWLHKTDFIRLKNIEIGYTFPNEVSKKFACKIIRLTLTGMNLLTFAPDMKDYDPELDYKNEGFAGAGYPIQKIVTTGISINF
- the glnS gene encoding glutamyl-tRNA synthetase (Evidence 2a : Function from experimental evidences in other organisms; PubMedId : 10860750, 1857417, 2464170, 2479982, 6288695, 6389180, 6749844, 9298646, 9562563; Product type e : enzyme); the encoded protein is MEKNLNFIEAIVEQDLAEGKNDGRIQTRFPPEPNGYLHIGHAKAICIDFGIAKDYNGICNLRFDDTNPVKEDVEYVDSIMEDIQWLGYQWKDVYYASDYFQQLWDLAIKLIKDGKAYIDEQSAEEIAKQKGSPTVPGTXSPYRNRPIEENLALFEKMNSGEIREGAMVLRAKIDMASSNMHFRDPIMYRVITSHPHHRTGYNWKAYPMYDYAHGQSDYFEGVTHSICTLEFEVHRPLYDWFIEQFRDSDYRPRQIEFNRLNITYTVMSKRKMLQLVQEGLVRGWDDPRMPTLCGLRRRGYSPESIHNFIDKIGYTKYDGTIDVGLLEHAARETLNKTATRVSAVMNPVKLIITNYPEGKVEMMEAVNNPEDENSGKHXIAFSRELYIEREDFMEEAPKKFFRMTPGQEVRLKSAYIVKCTSCKKDADGNVEEIYCEYDPQTKSGMPEANRKVKGTLHWVSVEHSVPAEVRLYDRLFIVEDPSADERDFRELLNPDSLKVXTNARVEAFLXNAKPLDHFQFQRXGYFNADYDSTPEKLVFNRTVSLKDSWAKEQNK